The genomic segment caatcaatcatttattttatggtcatttgaccaaaaaagaattgtgtgtgtgttaagtgccgtcaagttgcttctgattcatggtgaccctatgaatcaatgtcctccaaaacgtcctatctttaacagccttgctcagctcttgcaaactgagggctgtggcttcctttatagagtcaatccatctcttgttgggtctttctcttttcctgctgccttcaacttttcctaacatgattgtcttttccagtgacttttgtcttctcatgatgtgtccaaagtatgatagcctcagtttagtcatttttgcctctagggagagttcaggcttgatttgatctataactcactgatttgtttttttggtggtccagggtatccgtaaccctctgctccagcaccacatttcaaaggaatctactttcttcctatcaaaaACAGTTAGGTGTCAGTATTAAAAATGCTCCATCACCATGCACagttttttctccccagtgaggctTACAACAACGTTATCCTTGCAACAAAAGCTCTGCGAGGTAGGTTATGGAGAGagagaggcccaaggtcacccagcaagcttccatggtagagtgggaattcgaacctgggattcccaggtcctagtctggcaatctaaccactacacagtggTGGATCTGAGGCAAGTGGCTACAGTGGAAGGGATCTGCTGAAACTCTCTTTCCAGGACGAAGATGACGCCCAGGGCTCCTACTACTTCAAGATGGTCTTTGTGGTGAACATGGAGCTCTCCATGGGAACTGGAAAGGTAAAACTCCCGCCGGGATCATGGCTTCAGCAGTCGGCTTGCTTATGAGATGCAGAAAACTTACCTGAGCCTAAAGGGGTGTGGAAAGCAAGGAAAAGAGGCCTTGGATCTTTAAGGGTTCTTAATTTAGTTCTCCTCTTTTGGGGCTAAATATTGAAAAAGTCATTTGAGGGAATAAAGGAGAATGACTCGGGTTCGGAAGTTACTGACAAAGCTGTCCCAGTATTGCTGCTGGATGCATACAAACTGAGTTTGGTTGGGGTATTTGCCTGGAGGATAAGATGTTACAAGATGTGGGGTTTCCTTCTTCGGCAGCCGGGTCTTGGTTGTTGGCAGGCTCTTTGGCAGAAGCGACAGAGAGGCTTTTTCTTAATTTGATGTTTCTCATTACAGATTGCTGCTCAAGTGGGACATGCAGCCGTTGGCCTTTTCCAGCTGATGCAGGAGAAGTCTACTCACAAGGACATAATTAGCCAATGGGAGGAACACGGGTAAGCCAGCAAGAGGCAAGCCTAGGCTAGAAATGGGCCCTGTCCTCTAGAAACATCCAACTTTCCAAACAGGATCTGCCATACGAAAGGCTTTCTTACctttcctccccatccctccctcaAATATGAGTTAAAGCCTGTTCAGCTGCTAAATGAACACAGTTGAGATGAAAAGATAGTTTCGTTCCCAATATCTCTTCATCACCTGGGCACATGTTCTTTCATTCTACCCATGTATTATACAGAGGCATCTGGAACATGCTAAGGTTCCCATTTGAGTTCGCCATCCATTCCCAACAAATACGATTCTGTCTTATATTGCgctagaccactggtctgtctaGCTCAGCACCGTCTTCTCCAACTGACAGGATCTCTGACATGGAAAGGTCTTTCCCGACAcctgcttcctgagatcttttaactggagataccagaggttgaacttggggagggggtcttctgcatgcaaagcaggtgtgtaCCACCCACTATCCAGCCATATGGTATCCACTAAATCAACTAGGATCTCGCACAGCTTCTTGAAAGTGGCCTCTTAGGGGCTCTACTCAAGAGGAGAAACTTGGATGGGGATTCCCCTGGGAGCTGACCTGCAGTGTGGTCAAGGGAGTCTGGCATTCTCATCCTTTGCTAGCCTCTGACCGAGCAGGCTGGGCACCCCTACCGTTTCCCTTGTCTCAGGCTTCCAATTCTGCCTCACCTGGCACTGCCCCATTGGCTGTATTTCAGCCTGGTGCATCCTGACTTTGCTTAGGCAGTCGTGGCGAGGTAACCAGACTCGCATACCTGTAGCTTCCTCCACAAGGGCTGGGGAAACATTTACAGATTTTAGGTGTGAACATCTGTCCGACCTGCACGGAGGTCGAGAAGTATTTCAGATTCTTAGGCCCTAGCATAAAAGTCCTAGATGCCCAAGCTATGAGAGATCTATCCTCAGTCCCTTGATAACAATAGCCAAACACATgaggggggggcatgattgctttcttttaagtatttgaagggctgtcacttagaggagggcagggagcggttcctgctgttggcagcagaggataggactcgcaataaggggtttaaattgtgggaggaaaggtaccaccggatattagggattttttttcttacagtaagagttgttcgacagtggaatcagctgcctagggaggtggtgaactccccctcactggcagtctttaagcagaggctggacaagcacttgccagggatgctctaggctgatcctgcattgagcagggggttggactagatggcctgtatggacccttccaattctatgattctacattacACAAACAAAGCATGGCTATTGTGCTCTTCTCTATATAGGCCATAAGACATGAAACCGAGTTTTATCACAGCCTCTGTTTTGCTTGTCTGCAAAATGGACTTCAGGTCTAGACAGTGTTTTTTGGAAGGATGGGTGGCTGTGAgtgtgggaggggaagctgaTCTTATACCCCATCTTGCTTTGCCCTTTTCAGTGCAAAGAAAGTAGTACTTCAGGGATCCAACACTGACCAGTTGCTAGAGATGCATGCCTTGGCTTTGAGCCTGGAACTGCCGACATACTTAGTACAAGATGCAGGGAGGACTCAGGTAAGCACACCGACTGTTCTGAGACGGGCTTGTATCTAACCGTCTGGGGTATGTCATTTGGAACCAGACTAATGCATCTTGGGTCTTCTGCTGAGGGAACACAAGCCCATATGGAGGTGAAAGGAAGGTTTGGAATTCTTCTGCGGGGATGGATGATGTACGTCGGGTTCCTCTGCGCATACTTGCCTGTTCTTTGTTCTGGCTGTGAACCTTGTGGGAAAGCAAAATTTGGAATATTTGGTCTTCAGATTGGAagaagtgctttggaacacaggcaggatgctgctgcaggtcttgtttgggggcttcctagaggcacctggttggccactgtgtgaacagactgctggacttgatgggcctgggtctgatccagcagggcctttcttatgttcttatgaggaaggTTGGGATTCACAGGATACTGGGGCAAAAGGGAATAGAACATCTGAATGTCTACTCTAAGGGCAGAGGTTGTGCCATCTGTCCACCGGGAGACCCCCTTCTAATTTCTAAGCCAGAAAACTGCCCACATATTTCCAGATCCCTTATATAAAAATTGgggtgaacatatgaaactgccttacactgaatcagaccaattgTCCCCCAacgtctgtattgtctactcagactggcaacggctctccagggtctcagggcaaggtctttcacatcacctacaacccaatccttttttttaaagctggagatgctggggattgaacctgggaccttttgcataccaagcagaggtgctgtcccattgagccacagcccctcccccaaagtatTTTGACACTGTAGTAGTTCACTTACTGCCTAGGCCAGAGCTGTGCATGCGTGATCTTAGCCTTTTTCAGTAATTATGTTTCTGGTGCTTATACCGCAAAGCGCACTGTGCATGATCTTCACAGAGTGCTCATGTGCCATTTTGTCTAAATCGGACGTGTATATTCTGGATTCGGTATTCGTGAGCGTGTCCTGAAAAATCAGGGGGTTTCGTTGCATGTACAGAAGCCAGAATATTCAGGCAAAAAGGCAGCCTGCTCTTGaggcacatgggagggagaagtgctGGCAATGTAAAGACTGAACTATCCTCTGAACAAAGTATAATCTCACATCTACAAAGCAGCTGCTCAGGTTTTATCGTCATAGGGTTTCTGTTGGACCACCCAGACTGAGTGTAAACCTTACGTTTTGCGAAACATAAAATTTCAGCTTCACTGAGCCTATGTCTGAAGTTACTAGCTACAAGTGAAACACACTTAACATTTGGTCATATTAGGTGTATAacttttactggtctgattgactgtaccaataaatacatatatacatttGGTCATATTTTTATAGAATACAAAATTCTGATTGTCTTTCTTTTCAAAACTGTTGAACTGCTGATAATGAGAATTGTCTCATTGAGTTCAGGACCTTTAATATTCCACTCCCACCTCGTAAACCAGCATCCATAACTGGGAATGTAAAAAGAAACATCAAATTAGGTTATTTTGTAAATCTCTTACAGGAAATTTTGCGTAAGAAGAGCTTGAATTGTTTCCCCCAATTAGTATTTGGCTCTAGTCAGGGCAGTACTTTTCCAGTCCTCTCCTGATTACAAAGCCGTTGCATTTAGCCGTGTTCCTACACTTCCATTCTGAAGAACATTTAGATCAAAGTGCGGGTGCCCTCACCTACAGttctcattttatttgtttttaaaatctatgCCTTGCCTTTCCATTTATGAAAGTCTTCAAAGCTGCTTTACAAAAcattatatataataatatacTCATGAAACATCATTCAATCCAAAAAGATCAGAATGGCAACATGAAAACCCAATAAAAAATCATTAGCCGTACAAACCGTAGAACTAATTCCTGTTTGAAGTCTGGGAAAAGAAAGTGGGCTTAGCTTGGTGTTGAAACAATAGTGGAGGTTGTATCAGATAGAATTCCTTTCCCAGGAAAAGCTAAGTGTgttgccaccacagaaaaggccatcTCAGCCACCTTCCAGACCTCAGAAGGTAGGGACATCCAGAGAAGGGTCTCCAGAGCAGATCTCATTTCCTGGGCATCTTCATGTGGCCCTGTGAACGTcctggtcccagaccgtttagagcaggggtgtcaaacataaagcctgtGGGCtgcatctggccccttgagagctcttatccattccgcaagccagctgaagcagccaccccttccagtcctgatctgggctggcaaggcccagcccgaccaagtgacatttagaagaagaagagttgatttttatatgccgactttctctaccacttaaggaataatcaaatcggcttacaatcaccttccctttccctccccacaatagacaccctgtgaggtaggtggggctgagagaactgtgagtaacccaatgtcacccaactggcttcatgcgtaggagggggaaaacaaatccagttccgcagcccatgtggaagagtggggaatcaaccctggttctccagatcagcgtccactgctccaaaccaccgctcttaaccactacaccacgctggctatgtcatatctggccctcgtagcaaatgagtttgacattCCTGGTTTAGTTTCGTCAgccaaaaacagcaccttgaatcaCTCCTGGAAAAGGTTTCCAGGCATTCCCCCCCTTGTGCTAAGCACTGTGTTTGTCTCACCTATGTCACGGCTTCTCTGTTTCAGGTTCTGGCTGGGTCCCATACAGTCCTTGCCATTATggga from the Euleptes europaea isolate rEulEur1 chromosome 1, rEulEur1.hap1, whole genome shotgun sequence genome contains:
- the LOC130493211 gene encoding probable peptidyl-tRNA hydrolase 2, which encodes MESQPLASESGVDETLVAPLVELGIPEAEARRALALTGGRSAEAAAQLYFGSGLDSQDEDDAQGSYYFKMVFVVNMELSMGTGKIAAQVGHAAVGLFQLMQEKSTHKDIISQWEEHGAKKVVLQGSNTDQLLEMHALALSLELPTYLVQDAGRTQVLAGSHTVLAIMGEEEMVNQVTGKLKLLN